A genomic stretch from Corynebacterium sp. 21KM1197 includes:
- the ramA gene encoding acetate metabolism transcriptional regulator RamA: MDAQRIRDDEDAIRAALTSLKTATGIPVTLFASMTTGRRLQITHWVGLRTPALHNLVIEPGVGVGGRVVTTRRPVGVSDYTRASLISHENDKAIQDEGLYSLVAVPVIVHREIRGVLYVGVHSPVRLGDKVIEEVTMTARTLEQDFAVNEAMRTAAFAKAGSMKMGRGGNAAEWEQLRSTHSRLRMLANRIAEDDVRRELELVCDEMISPAPVKQSTKLSARELDVLSCVALGHTNVEAAEEMGIGPETVKSYLRSVMRKLGAHTRYEAVNAARRIGALP; this comes from the coding sequence ATGGATGCTCAGCGGATTCGGGATGACGAGGACGCCATCCGCGCTGCTTTGACCTCGCTGAAAACCGCCACCGGCATTCCGGTGACCCTTTTTGCCAGCATGACTACCGGGCGCAGGCTTCAGATCACGCACTGGGTGGGCTTGCGCACCCCGGCCCTGCACAACCTCGTGATCGAACCCGGCGTGGGGGTGGGTGGCCGCGTGGTCACCACTCGGCGTCCCGTGGGGGTGAGCGATTACACCCGGGCCAGCCTGATCTCGCACGAGAACGATAAGGCCATCCAGGACGAGGGCCTGTATTCCCTGGTGGCGGTGCCGGTGATCGTTCACCGCGAGATCCGCGGCGTGCTGTACGTGGGCGTGCACAGCCCGGTGCGCCTGGGGGACAAGGTGATCGAGGAGGTCACCATGACGGCCCGCACCCTGGAGCAAGACTTTGCCGTCAATGAGGCCATGCGCACCGCCGCCTTTGCCAAGGCGGGTTCGATGAAGATGGGGCGTGGGGGAAATGCCGCCGAGTGGGAGCAGTTGCGCTCCACGCACTCGCGCCTGCGCATGCTGGCGAATCGCATCGCGGAGGATGACGTGCGCCGGGAACTGGAGCTGGTGTGCGATGAGATGATTAGCCCCGCCCCGGTCAAGCAGTCCACCAAACTTTCCGCCAGGGAACTAGACGTGCTCTCCTGCGTGGCGCTGGGGCACACCAACGTGGAGGCGGCCGAGGAGATGGGGATCGGCCCGGAGACCGTTAAGAGCTACCTGCGCTCCGTCATGCGCAAACTTGGCGCGCACACCCGCTACGAGGCGGTCAATGCGGCGCGGCGCATCGGGGCGCTGCCCTGA